The proteins below are encoded in one region of uncultured Eubacteriales bacterium:
- a CDS encoding hypothetical protein (Evidence 5 : No homology to any previously reported sequences) yields MKRIVTSILAILIIACCCREDRGFMSRASGTKYGVELPSSSALYFPKLSPYGSDMGQYTLSHILPIQKGKKKALKSVQSTDSSAFLVGVSGFEPEASWSRTKRDTKLRHTPKDLFIIEISPLLVKRIPIFLFMIPWPGCPHILRPVRI; encoded by the coding sequence TTGAAACGTATTGTTACATCGATCCTAGCGATTTTAATCATTGCTTGCTGCTGTCGAGAAGATAGAGGGTTCATGTCTCGGGCTAGTGGAACGAAATACGGGGTGGAACTGCCATCCAGTTCTGCTCTGTACTTTCCCAAACTTTCCCCGTATGGGTCAGACATGGGGCAATACACTTTATCCCACATCTTACCCATACAAAAAGGCAAGAAAAAGGCGCTAAAATCGGTACAATCAACCGATTCTAGCGCCTTTTTGGTCGGAGTGTCGGGATTCGAACCCGAGGCCTCTTGGTCCCGAACCAAGCGCGATACCAAACTTCGCCACACCCCGAAAGACTTGTTTATTATAGAGATTTCCCCGCTCCTTGTCAAGCGGATTCCTATTTTTCTCTTCATGATTCCATGGCCCGGCTGCCCGCATATCCTCCGGCCCGTCCGAATATAG
- a CDS encoding hypothetical protein (Evidence 5 : No homology to any previously reported sequences) — MRHFKCKAPKLATAELVQQDFGHTLGVHLAAGDEETPSLRGLLQEIVAVGDALLVFCPGRYLQLVPRLNRGGIALRKGLHQVAAQCLRVHDIVLHRAGKGQVKAGLWILKLRPEDTGSIQQIEGRVHCHPLFATGHAGLVPRLSGLAPRDLIDKGGLAHVGDAYHHGTHRAAHLTLGAPLLDLLLQGELDNGRELVHSPALLRIGFHHRPAFAFKPLAPDPVSGGVGLVSPVEDDKAGLVPHQAVNIRVAAGNGYPGIDDFGHDIHKLQVLGNHPLRLLHMPREPLDVHLFTAFRQISQIHAGIIIHNIWTEKKALALVLVKKETVLRTVSFSGLDFLFDLGALAHAVAQIVEFRAANLAVTHQLDALNGRSMDGKYLLHADAVRYAANGDSLADAAVLLGNDGTLKNLDTLAAAFLDLDMDTDGVADLGNGGLGLEVLFVESLHEIHLLFLLIIGVHADHSKAAPLGATAAEDHPFLRLKYDTIRIPCLQATFALFSSFRPVERSGEPHCRHQQGEVGPGDP, encoded by the coding sequence TTGCGGCATTTCAAGTGTAAAGCGCCCAAGCTTGCCACCGCGGAACTCGTCCAGCAGGATTTTGGCCATACGCTCGGTGTCCACCTCGCCGCCGGAGATGAGGAAACCCCGTCTCTTCGCGGCTTGCTCCAGGAGATCGTAGCCGTAGGCGATGCCCTCCTCGTCTTCTGCCCGGGCAGATACCTCCAACTTGTACCGCGCCTTAATAGAGGCGGGATAGCGCTCCGCAAGGGTCTCCATCAGGTGGCAGCCCAGTGTCTCCGTGTCCATGATATCGTCCTTCACCGCGCCGGTAAAGGCCAGGTGAAGGCCGGTCTGTGGATCCTCAAACTTAGGCCAGAGGATACCGGGAGTATCCAGCAGATCGAGGGACGCGTCCACTGCCACCCACTGTTTGCCACGGGTCACGCCGGGCTTGTCCCCCGCCTTAGCGGACTTGCGCCCCGCGACCTTATTGATAAAGGTGGACTTGCCCACGTTGGGGACGCCTACCACCATGGCACGCACCGGGCGGCCCACCTGACCCTTGGCGCGCCACTGCTCGATCTTCTCCTTCAGGGCGAGCTGGATAACGGCAGAGAACTGGTTCACTCCCCTGCCCTCCTTCGCATCGGTTTCCATCACCGCCCAGCCTTTGCTTTTAAACCACTCGCTCCAGACCCTGTTTCCGGCGGGGTCGGCCTGGTCAGCCCTGTTGAGGATGATAAGGCGGGGCTTGTCCCCCACCAGGCCGTCAATATCCGGGTTGCGGCTGGAAATGGGTATCCGGGCATCGATGACTTCGGCCACGATATCCACAAGCTTCAGGTTCTCGGAAATCATCCGCTGCGTCTTCTTCATATGCCCCGGGAACCACTGGATGTCCATCTGTTCACAGCCTTTCGACAAATTTCTCAAATTCATGCAGGTATTATTATACACAATATATGGACAGAAAAAAAGGCCTTAGCACTAGTTTTAGTAAAAAAAGAAACCGTCCTGCGGACGGTTTCTTTTTCAGGTTTAGATTTTCTCTTTGATCTTGGCGCTCTTGCCCACGCGGTCGCGCAGATAGTAGAGTTTCGCGCGGCGAACCTTGCCGTGACGCACCAGCTCGATGCGCTCAATGGAAGGAGCATGGATGGGAAATACCTTCTCCACGCCGACGCCGTAAGATACGCGGCGAACGGTGACAGTCTCGCTGATGCCGCCGTGCTTTTGGGCAATGACGGTACCCTCAAAAATCTGGATACGCTCGCGGCTGCCTTCCTTGACCTTGATATGGACACGGACGGTGTCGCCGACCTGGGTAACGGGGGGCTCGGCCTTGAGGTGCTTTTCGTTGAAAGCCTGCATGAGATTCATTTACTTTTCCTCCTAATTATAGGTGTTCATGCCGACCATTCAAAGGCCGCTCCGCTCGGAGCGACAGCCGCAGAGGACCACCCTTTCTTGAGACTCAAGTATGATACCATAAGAATCCCCTGTTTGCAAGCAACTTTTGCACTATTTTCTTCTTTTCGGCCCGTGGAGAGAAGCGGCGAGCCACATTGCCGTCACCAGCAGGGTGAAGTTGGCCCGGGTGACCCATAG
- the rnhB gene encoding ribonuclease HII, degrades RNA of DNA-RNA hybrids (Evidence 2a : Function of homologous gene experimentally demonstrated in an other organism; PubMedId : 20250850, 3316192, 9888800; Product type e : enzyme), producing the protein MAPGGVMMVDLWEIERTCFDRGLALVCGCDEAGAGPLAGAVYAAAVILPAGLVIDGLNDSKQVSPKKRDELFPLIQAEAMAWAVASADEKEIDEINILNARLLAMDRAIHMLSPVPGYALIDGNRNRGISIPNEVVIKGDSRSASIAAASILAKVSRDRYMEEMAALYPQYEFDKHKGYPTKRHYELLRRYGPCPIHRRTFLKNL; encoded by the coding sequence ATGGCCCCTGGAGGTGTCATGATGGTTGATTTATGGGAAATCGAGCGAACCTGCTTTGACCGGGGGCTCGCTTTGGTTTGCGGCTGCGACGAGGCGGGGGCGGGCCCTCTTGCGGGTGCTGTCTATGCCGCCGCCGTCATTTTGCCTGCCGGGCTGGTCATCGATGGCCTGAACGACTCCAAGCAGGTGAGTCCGAAAAAACGTGATGAACTTTTTCCCCTGATCCAGGCTGAGGCAATGGCCTGGGCAGTAGCCTCTGCGGACGAGAAGGAAATTGATGAAATTAATATTCTCAATGCCCGGTTGCTGGCCATGGATCGGGCCATCCATATGCTTAGCCCCGTCCCAGGGTACGCCCTTATCGACGGCAACCGCAATCGGGGTATCTCCATCCCAAACGAGGTCGTTATTAAGGGTGACTCCCGCAGCGCCAGCATTGCCGCGGCCTCCATCCTCGCCAAGGTGAGCCGGGACCGGTACATGGAGGAGATGGCCGCCCTGTATCCTCAGTATGAGTTCGACAAGCACAAGGGCTACCCCACTAAGCGCCACTATGAGCTGCTGCGGCGGTACGGTCCCTGTCCAATCCACCGCCGCACCTTTTTGAAGAATCTATGA
- the rbgA gene encoding Ribosome biogenesis GTPase A, with the protein MDIQWFPGHMKKTQRMISENLKLVDIVAEVIDARIPISSRNPDIDGLVGDKPRLIILNRADQADPAGNRVWSEWFKSKGWAVMETDAKEGRGVNQFSAVIQLALKEKIEQWRAKGQVGRPVRAMVVGVPNVGKSTFINKVAGRKSAKAGDKPGVTRGKQWVAVDASLDLLDTPGILWPKFEDPQTGLHLAFTGAVKDDIMDTETLGCHLMETLAERYPASIKARYKLEVSARAEDEEGIAYGYDLLEQAAKRRGFLISGGEVDTERMAKILLDEFRGGKLGRFTLEMPQ; encoded by the coding sequence ATGGACATCCAGTGGTTCCCGGGGCATATGAAGAAGACGCAGCGGATGATTTCCGAGAACCTGAAGCTTGTGGATATCGTGGCCGAAGTCATCGATGCCCGGATACCCATTTCCAGCCGCAACCCGGATATTGACGGCCTGGTGGGGGACAAGCCCCGCCTTATCATCCTCAACAGGGCTGACCAGGCCGACCCCGCCGGAAACAGGGTCTGGAGCGAGTGGTTTAAAAGCAAAGGCTGGGCGGTGATGGAAACCGATGCGAAGGAGGGCAGGGGAGTGAACCAGTTCTCTGCCGTTATCCAGCTCGCCCTGAAGGAGAAGATCGAGCAGTGGCGCGCCAAGGGTCAGGTGGGCCGCCCGGTGCGTGCCATGGTGGTAGGCGTCCCCAACGTGGGCAAGTCCACCTTTATCAATAAGGTCGCGGGGCGCAAGTCCGCTAAGGCGGGGGACAAGCCCGGCGTGACCCGTGGCAAACAGTGGGTGGCAGTGGACGCGTCCCTCGATCTGCTGGATACTCCCGGTATCCTCTGGCCTAAGTTTGAGGATCCACAGACCGGCCTTCACCTGGCCTTTACCGGCGCGGTGAAGGACGATATCATGGACACGGAGACACTGGGCTGCCACCTGATGGAGACCCTTGCGGAGCGCTATCCCGCCTCTATTAAGGCGCGGTACAAGTTGGAGGTATCTGCCCGGGCAGAAGACGAGGAGGGCATCGCCTACGGCTACGATCTCCTGGAGCAAGCCGCGAAGAGACGGGGTTTCCTCATCTCCGGCGGCGAGGTGGACACCGAGCGTATGGCCAAAATCCTGCTGGACGAGTTCCGCGGTGGCAAGCTTGGGCGCTTTACACTTGAAATGCCGCAATAG
- a CDS encoding Peptidase, M23 family, whose protein sequence is METAYRNWERRRAHPRSGGTTRKTKVTLGVRERRRLIQLGVCIVLFLVVFLGKGIFPEQMVDLREGLTQVMGSDTDFRAAFASLGRSISNGEPVLDTLGELCVEVFGGTRSAEPAAVKQLPSYEAERAFLNGTVTVESLMEHRLGVTGAVQAEPEPTQSAEDVQTKETDPPVEVIEPIEPAVVHMDYSGPALPDNATMDKYTLNVGETVSPVSDWWLSSAFGWREHPVDGGEKFHNGIDMAVNDGTAVRAFASGTVDYIGESPIYGLYTQIKHDNGVTTFYCHCSTLLVQQGQKVTAGDEIAESGETGNALGPHLHFEIKKDGVLLNPIYYVDAE, encoded by the coding sequence ATGGAGACGGCATATCGCAATTGGGAGCGGAGGCGCGCCCACCCACGAAGCGGGGGCACGACACGGAAGACGAAGGTCACCCTCGGTGTCCGGGAGCGCCGGAGGCTCATACAGCTTGGGGTGTGTATCGTGCTTTTCCTTGTAGTGTTCCTGGGTAAGGGGATTTTCCCGGAGCAGATGGTAGACCTACGGGAAGGCCTTACGCAAGTCATGGGGAGCGACACTGATTTTCGGGCCGCCTTCGCCAGCCTGGGCCGCTCTATCTCCAATGGTGAGCCGGTGCTGGACACTCTTGGTGAGCTCTGTGTTGAGGTCTTCGGTGGCACCCGGTCGGCGGAGCCTGCCGCCGTAAAACAGCTGCCCTCCTATGAGGCGGAGCGCGCCTTCTTGAACGGTACCGTCACGGTGGAGAGCCTAATGGAGCACCGGCTGGGCGTCACAGGGGCTGTGCAGGCGGAGCCGGAGCCGACCCAGAGCGCGGAGGACGTTCAGACGAAAGAGACCGATCCGCCTGTAGAGGTAATAGAGCCTATTGAGCCAGCCGTAGTCCATATGGACTACTCCGGGCCGGCCCTGCCGGATAACGCCACCATGGACAAATACACCCTGAACGTGGGGGAGACTGTGTCGCCTGTGTCCGACTGGTGGCTTTCCTCTGCTTTTGGCTGGCGGGAGCACCCGGTGGATGGTGGAGAAAAGTTCCACAACGGCATCGACATGGCGGTGAACGACGGCACGGCGGTGCGCGCTTTCGCCAGCGGTACCGTGGACTATATCGGAGAGAGTCCCATCTACGGGCTCTATACGCAAATCAAGCACGACAACGGCGTGACCACCTTCTACTGCCATTGCAGCACCCTGCTGGTCCAGCAGGGGCAAAAGGTGACGGCGGGAGATGAGATCGCGGAGTCGGGGGAGACGGGCAACGCTCTGGGCCCTCATCTCCACTTTGAGATCAAGAAGGACGGCGTACTCCTGAACCCCATCTATTATGTAGACGCGGAGTGA
- a CDS encoding Renal dipeptidase family protein, translating into MPMGCIDLFDGHCDTLSRRLEEGGGLWENDGHMDLKRTRKFHRYAQFFAIFGDKDEHPDLPLWELCQRQYALFQKELKENGAYLIHCRTGAEARSAFQSGRTAAFLSVEGAELIDCDLGRLEQAHAMGVRAVNLTWNHANALSGSNAEEPDRGLTERGRTFVRRMEELGMLVDVSHLSDPGFWDVVAMAKKPFIASHSNARAIFPAGRNLTDGQFTAIIEHHGVAGLNMYSAFLGEDPDIDMVVSHLEHFLALGGEKSIALGGDWDGISAMPRGLTGIGDMDRLYERLLQKNYHEALVRGVFFENLMRVVNEVCTM; encoded by the coding sequence ATGCCCATGGGATGTATCGACCTGTTTGATGGCCATTGCGACACCCTTTCCCGCCGCCTGGAGGAGGGGGGAGGGCTCTGGGAGAATGACGGCCACATGGATTTGAAACGCACCCGGAAATTCCACCGGTACGCCCAGTTTTTCGCCATCTTCGGGGACAAGGACGAGCACCCGGACCTCCCCCTATGGGAGCTGTGTCAGCGGCAATACGCCCTCTTCCAGAAGGAGTTGAAGGAGAACGGCGCATATTTGATACATTGCCGCACGGGGGCGGAGGCAAGGAGTGCCTTTCAGTCGGGGAGGACGGCGGCTTTTCTCTCGGTGGAGGGAGCCGAGCTTATAGACTGTGATCTGGGCAGGCTTGAGCAGGCCCACGCCATGGGCGTCCGTGCGGTGAACCTGACCTGGAACCACGCCAACGCCCTCTCGGGCAGCAACGCGGAAGAGCCTGACCGGGGCCTCACCGAGCGCGGGCGGACCTTCGTCCGCCGGATGGAGGAACTGGGGATGTTGGTGGACGTATCCCATCTCTCCGACCCCGGCTTTTGGGACGTAGTGGCTATGGCAAAAAAACCTTTTATCGCAAGCCATTCCAACGCCCGCGCCATTTTTCCCGCCGGCAGGAACTTGACCGATGGGCAATTTACTGCCATAATAGAGCATCATGGGGTCGCCGGGCTGAATATGTACTCCGCCTTCCTGGGGGAGGACCCGGACATCGACATGGTTGTGTCTCATCTGGAGCACTTTCTCGCCCTGGGCGGGGAGAAGAGCATCGCCTTGGGCGGGGACTGGGACGGAATTTCTGCCATGCCCCGGGGACTCACCGGTATTGGTGACATGGACCGACTCTATGAGCGGCTTTTACAGAAAAACTATCACGAGGCGCTGGTGCGCGGCGTGTTTTTCGAGAATCTAATGAGAGTAGTGAACGAAGTATGTACTATGTAA
- the rplS gene encoding 50S ribosomal protein L19, with product MNLMQAFNEKHLKAEPPVTQVGDTVRVHIKVKEGSRERIQIFEGTVIAQKHGGISETVTVRRVSYGVGVEKVFPIHAPSIERIELVRHGKVRRAKLYYLRDRVGKSAKIKEKI from the coding sequence ATGAATCTCATGCAGGCTTTCAACGAAAAGCACCTCAAGGCCGAGCCCCCCGTTACCCAGGTCGGCGACACCGTCCGTGTCCATATCAAGGTCAAGGAAGGCAGCCGCGAGCGTATCCAGATTTTTGAGGGTACCGTCATTGCCCAAAAGCACGGCGGCATCAGCGAGACTGTCACCGTTCGCCGCGTATCTTACGGCGTCGGCGTGGAGAAGGTATTTCCCATCCATGCTCCTTCCATTGAGCGCATCGAGCTGGTGCGTCACGGCAAGGTTCGCCGCGCGAAACTCTACTATCTGCGCGACCGCGTGGGCAAGAGCGCCAAGATCAAAGAGAAAATCTAA
- a CDS encoding Peptidase, M50 family, whose product MLRWRRVEVTGGFLLLAAVLYYLDDQGLFLLTGLAAALHELGHLAAIYGLGGRVARLRLSVTGAEMTLSATRILGPGARLLAALSGPVTNLAFASLSAGLGAYLGEDAFLFAGLNLSLAAFNLLPMEQLDGGQALGQLVTLLWSPQAAERTVRVISKLMAAALLLGGVVLLWVTRANFTLLVTAMWLAASLHGPKRRK is encoded by the coding sequence ATGCTGCGCTGGAGAAGAGTGGAGGTGACGGGTGGCTTCCTGCTGTTGGCGGCTGTCCTTTATTATCTGGATGACCAGGGGCTTTTTCTTTTGACAGGGCTGGCCGCCGCGCTCCACGAGCTGGGCCACCTGGCGGCGATATACGGCCTGGGCGGACGGGTCGCACGGCTACGGCTCTCCGTAACGGGCGCGGAGATGACTCTCTCGGCCACTCGGATTCTGGGGCCGGGCGCGCGGCTCCTGGCCGCGCTGTCAGGGCCGGTGACAAATCTGGCCTTTGCCAGCCTATCGGCTGGGCTGGGAGCGTATCTGGGGGAGGACGCCTTTCTCTTCGCCGGACTCAACCTAAGCCTGGCGGCCTTTAATCTCCTGCCCATGGAGCAGTTGGACGGCGGGCAAGCGCTGGGCCAGCTGGTGACCCTGCTCTGGTCGCCTCAGGCGGCGGAGCGGACGGTGAGGGTGATTTCTAAACTGATGGCGGCGGCACTCCTTTTAGGAGGGGTCGTCCTCCTATGGGTCACCCGGGCCAACTTCACCCTGCTGGTGACGGCAATGTGGCTCGCCGCTTCTCTCCACGGGCCGAAAAGAAGAAAATAG
- a CDS encoding conserved hypothetical protein (Evidence 4 : Homologs of previously reported genes of unknown function), with amino-acid sequence MSGGDRKLLGRWGEAQVANYLRERGYRVVAAGYQCRFGEIDLIVENGKYIAFTEVKLRKDAAFAPGRVFVDAKKQGKLRTTAELYLAANPTTLQPRFDVAEIYAPQGTATRAPHIVYLENAF; translated from the coding sequence ATGAGCGGGGGAGACAGAAAGCTGCTGGGCCGCTGGGGAGAGGCCCAAGTGGCGAACTATCTTCGGGAGCGCGGGTACCGCGTCGTCGCCGCTGGGTATCAGTGCCGGTTTGGAGAAATTGACCTGATTGTGGAGAATGGTAAGTATATAGCCTTTACAGAAGTAAAGCTCCGGAAGGATGCCGCTTTCGCCCCAGGGCGGGTCTTTGTGGACGCGAAGAAGCAGGGGAAGCTGCGTACCACCGCCGAGCTCTACTTGGCTGCAAACCCCACGACCCTCCAGCCCCGGTTTGATGTGGCGGAGATATATGCTCCCCAGGGCACGGCGACCAGAGCGCCGCATATCGTGTATTTAGAGAACGCTTTTTAA
- a CDS encoding exported hypothetical protein (Evidence 5 : No homology to any previously reported sequences), with amino-acid sequence MKRIRVAFLISIIIATLVSCNTTNNSLAGFLKDTNHMRQQGVSSPWEESEKLLLQGFIDSNTAVDSVFSDTQLQELCSPGPEQGVDSSQLVEDVDVLFQLLKETYGAYFYFGGGQTFDTAKQQILDEVHLLQDSEITPRAIESLLATHLSSIIKDSHFVIGSIRISTYPRVVNSIPTKYPIYILIRPWPHTRNIWG; translated from the coding sequence ATGAAGAGAATAAGAGTGGCATTTTTAATCTCCATTATTATTGCTACACTCGTTTCTTGTAATACCACAAACAACTCCCTTGCAGGTTTTCTAAAAGATACGAACCATATGCGACAGCAGGGAGTCAGTTCTCCTTGGGAAGAATCGGAGAAGTTGCTTTTGCAGGGTTTTATCGACTCAAATACCGCTGTGGACTCAGTGTTCTCAGATACCCAACTACAAGAGCTCTGCTCACCAGGGCCTGAACAGGGGGTGGATTCCTCCCAACTCGTCGAAGATGTAGATGTTCTCTTTCAATTACTGAAGGAGACATATGGAGCCTATTTTTATTTTGGCGGCGGTCAAACTTTCGATACCGCAAAGCAACAGATTTTAGATGAGGTACATTTATTACAGGATAGCGAAATTACACCAAGAGCCATCGAATCGCTGCTTGCCACTCATCTTTCCTCTATTATCAAAGACTCTCATTTTGTAATTGGGTCAATCAGAATATCCACATATCCACGGGTAGTCAACTCTATCCCTACCAAGTACCCAATCTATATTTTGATTCGCCCTTGGCCGCATACAAGGAATATATGGGGCTAA
- a CDS encoding hypothetical protein (Evidence 5 : No homology to any previously reported sequences) has protein sequence MPPKTSTQSSPRVSSTGSPLEIERPRLAKAARKSVSLPMTCVRPSRRSTICSGKIPLPRNTTRKSTIHTPSCMSLRRSRTPRVTFVFRVVPPLRGWARLRSQLRYAVSIGTDLRSLVARDVPIYIRTGRRICGQPGHGIMKRKIGIRLTRSGEISIINKSFGVWRSLVSRLVRDQEASGSNPDTPTKKALESVDCTDFSAFFLPFCMGKMWDKVYCPMSDPYGESLGKYRAELDGSSTPYFVPLARDMNPLSSRQQQAMIKIARIDVTIRFKFNILQVNQL, from the coding sequence GTGCCACCGAAGACCTCAACACAGAGCTCACCAAGAGTGTCCAGCACCGGCTCACCATTGGAGATAGAGCGGCCCAGGCTGGCGAAGGCGGCCCGAAAATCAGTGTCGCTCCCCATGACTTGCGTAAGGCCTTCCCGTAGGTCTACCATCTGCTCCGGGAAAATCCCCTTACCCAGGAACACTACAAGGAAAAGCACGATACACACCCCAAGCTGTATGAGCCTCCGGCGCTCCCGGACACCGAGGGTGACCTTCGTCTTCCGTGTCGTGCCCCCGCTTCGTGGGTGGGCGCGCCTCCGCTCCCAATTGCGATATGCCGTCTCCATAGGTACAGACCTCCGTTCTTTGGTGGCAAGGGATGTACCTATCTATATTCGGACGGGCCGGAGGATATGCGGGCAGCCGGGCCATGGAATCATGAAGAGAAAAATAGGAATCCGCTTGACAAGGAGCGGGGAAATCTCTATAATAAACAAGTCTTTCGGGGTGTGGCGAAGTTTGGTATCGCGCTTGGTTCGGGACCAAGAGGCCTCGGGTTCGAATCCCGACACTCCGACCAAAAAGGCGCTAGAATCGGTTGATTGTACCGATTTTAGCGCCTTTTTCTTGCCTTTTTGTATGGGTAAGATGTGGGATAAAGTGTATTGCCCCATGTCTGACCCATACGGGGAAAGTTTGGGAAAGTACAGAGCAGAACTGGATGGCAGTTCCACCCCGTATTTCGTTCCACTAGCCCGAGACATGAACCCTCTATCTTCTCGACAGCAGCAAGCAATGATTAAAATCGCTAGGATCGATGTAACAATACGTTTCAAGTTTAATATCCTTCAAGTGAATCAATTATAA
- a CDS encoding hypothetical protein (Evidence 5 : No homology to any previously reported sequences) — MAAYKEYMGLTLTPEGIIKYAFVATSKDGKDLPETAIVDQKTIFLDWTQMEPFKPSELSYYDTSTVDGINIITSRSMLYSSESVDVLEQFASSGAQYQDNRSLILDLRGNNGGNSAYAMSWLQNFLGTEFPVKQMFTQRISASFCSYVSSPGSLYDSTFSTWIDNQHDPWVSQIMEGKQQKNDCIIFVLVDKNVVSAAEDFIAWLRTLENVLIVGSNTGGTSVCGNIFYFYLPNSKLMVRFGTSLTFYEGLENRDGIGFYPDLWVDPSVSLDYVLRLCKQSGLS; from the coding sequence TTGGCCGCATACAAGGAATATATGGGGCTAACCCTTACGCCAGAGGGAATAATTAAGTATGCATTTGTCGCGACCAGCAAAGATGGCAAAGATTTGCCTGAAACTGCTATTGTTGACCAGAAAACAATTTTCTTAGACTGGACACAAATGGAACCATTCAAGCCTTCCGAATTGTCATATTATGATACCTCGACTGTAGACGGAATTAATATAATCACTTCCCGCTCTATGCTGTATTCCTCAGAGAGCGTTGATGTCTTAGAGCAGTTTGCAAGCTCTGGAGCACAGTACCAAGATAATAGATCGTTGATTTTGGATTTGCGAGGCAATAATGGCGGTAACAGTGCCTATGCGATGTCCTGGTTACAGAATTTTCTTGGTACGGAATTTCCGGTAAAGCAAATGTTTACACAGAGAATTAGTGCCTCCTTTTGCAGCTATGTGAGTTCCCCCGGTAGCTTATACGACTCGACCTTTTCTACTTGGATTGATAATCAACATGATCCATGGGTTTCGCAAATTATGGAAGGCAAGCAGCAAAAAAATGATTGTATCATCTTTGTTTTAGTCGATAAGAACGTTGTGTCCGCTGCCGAAGACTTTATTGCCTGGCTCAGAACATTGGAGAACGTGCTGATTGTTGGTTCAAACACAGGCGGGACCAGTGTTTGCGGAAATATCTTTTATTTTTATCTTCCAAATTCAAAGCTGATGGTCAGATTTGGCACCAGCTTGACATTTTATGAGGGACTTGAAAATAGAGACGGTATCGGATTTTATCCTGACCTATGGGTTGACCCCTCCGTTTCGCTTGATTATGTATTAAGGCTATGCAAACAGAGCGGTTTATCTTGA
- a CDS encoding hypothetical protein (Evidence 5 : No homology to any previously reported sequences), translated as MFVVLQETSVAIIMEIKNATLILFIGPTCKNKHFLQIYRNFVEFILSLIYSICKHFIVRY; from the coding sequence TTGTTTGTGGTATTACAAGAAACGAGTGTAGCAATAATAATGGAGATTAAAAATGCCACTCTTATTCTCTTCATAGGCCCAACCTGTAAAAACAAGCATTTTTTGCAAATTTATAGAAATTTTGTTGAGTTTATATTATCACTAATTTACAGTATCTGCAAGCACTTTATTGTGAGGTATTAA